A DNA window from Camelina sativa cultivar DH55 chromosome 17, Cs, whole genome shotgun sequence contains the following coding sequences:
- the LOC104755890 gene encoding mediator of RNA polymerase II transcription subunit 15a isoform X3 — protein sequence MDNNNWRPSLPNGEPAMETGDWRTQLPPDSRQKIVNKIMETLKKHLPFSGPEGINELRRIAARFEEKIFSGAINQTDYLRKISMKMLTMETKSQNAAGSSSSIPAANNGTSMDSIPNNQGILLPGSLPTNQSQAPQPLMSQTMQNNTASGMTGSTALPSSMPPASSITNNNVTSVVNQNSNMQNVAGMLQDSSGQHGLSSNMFSGSQRQMLGRPHGMSSQQQQQPQNAQYLYQQQLQQQLLKQNFQSGNVPNPNSLLPSHMQQQQQNVLQPNQLHSSQQPGVPTSATQPSTVNSAPLQGLHTNQQSSPQLSAQQTTQSMLRQHQSSMLRPHPQSQQASGIHQQQTSLPQQSISPLQQQQQTQIMRQQAANSSGIQQKQMMGQHVVGDMQQQHQQRLLNQQNNVMNIQQQQSQQQPQQQQKQQPTAQQQLMSQQNNLQATHQQPLGSQGNVAGMQQPQQQMLNSQVGNSSLQNNQHAVHMLSQSTGGMQRTHQAGHGLFSSQGQQSQNQPSQQQMMPQLQSHHQQLGLQQQPNLLQQDVQQRLQASGQVTGSLLPPQNVVDQQRQLYQTQRTLPEMPSSSLDSTAQTESANGVDWQEEVYQKIKSLKEMYLPDLNEIYQRVASKLQQDSIPQQQRSDQFEKLKQFKTMLERMIQFLSVPKSNIMPALKDKVPYYEKQIIGFLNMHKPRKPVQQGQLPQSQMQPMQQPQSQTVQDQSHDNQTNPQMQAMSMQGAGPRAQQSSLPNMQNNVLSSRPGVSAPQQNIPSSIPASSLESGQGNALNNGQQVAMGSMQQNTSQQVNNSSASGQSGLSTLQSNINQPQLSSSMLQHQHMKQQQDQQMTQQLKQQFQQRQMQQQQQQLQARQQQQQLQARQQAAQLQQMNDMNDLTSRQGMNVSRGMFQQHSLQGQRATYPLQQLKPGAVSSPQLLQGASPQMSQQHLSPQVDQKNLSTVNKMGTPLQPANSPFVVPSPSTPLAPSPMQVDSEKPSGTSSLSMGNLARQQATGMQGVVQSLAIGTPGISASPLLQEFTSPDGSVLNPLISTSGKPSATELPIERLIRAVKSCSPQALSSAVSDIGSVVSMVDRIAGSAPGNGSRASVGEDLVAMTKCRLQARNFMTQEGMMATKKMKRHTTAMPLSVGSLGGSVGDNYKQFTGSETSDLESTATSDRKKARTEMEHALLEEIKEINQRLIDTVVEISDDEDVTDHSEGAISSKGCEGTTVRFSFIAVSLSPALKAHLSSTQMSPIQPLRLLVPCSYPNASPSLLDKLPVEISKENEDLSSKAMARFNILLRSLSQPMSLKDIAKTWDACARAVICEYAQQFGGGTFSSKYGTWEKYVAAS from the exons ATGGATAATAACAATTGGAGGCCTTCTCTTCCAAACGGAGAACCTGCCATGGAGACAGGTGATTGGAGAACTCAATTGCCACCTGATTCACGTCAGAAGATTGTCAACAAGAT AATGGAAACACTCAAGAAGCACCTTCCATTTTCTGGACCAGAGGGAATCAACGAGCTCAGGAGAATTGCAGCCAGATTTGAGGAGAAAATTTTCAGCGGTGCTATTAATCAG ACTGATTACCTTCGGAAAATATCCATGAAGATGCTAACTATGGAGACTAAATCGCAAAATGCAGCTGGTTCTTCCTCATCTATCCCTGCCGCTAATAATGGAACATCCATGGATTCGA TACCCAACAATCAAGGTATCCTTCTTCCAGGATCGTTGCCAACCAATCAATCTCAAGCACCTCAGCCGTTGATGTCCCAAACCATGCAGAATAATACCGCCTCTGGAATGACGGGCTCTACTGCTTTACCATCTTCCATGCCGCCGGCTTCTTCCATAACCAATAACAACGTCACAAGCGTTGTAAACCAGAATTCAA ATATGCAAAATGTAGCTGGAATGTTGCAAGATTCATCTGGGCAGCATGGCCTTTCCTCGAACATGTTTTCAGGATCCCAAAGGCAGATGCTTGGCAGGCCACATGGTATGTCTTCACAGCAACAACAGCAGCCGCAGAATGCACAATATCTTTATCAGCAGCAGCTACAGCAGCAACTTCTCAAGCAGAATTTCCAGTCAGGGAATGTTCCCAATCCCAATTCGCTTTTGCCATCACACATGCAACAGCAGCAACAAAATGTGCTGCAGCCTAATCAACTGCATTCTTCTCAACAGCCTGGTGTTCCAACATCTGCTACGCAGCCATCCACTGTGAACTCAGCCCCTCTCCAGGGTCTCCACACAAATCAGCAATCAAGTCCGCAATTGTCTGCTCAGCAGACGACACAATCTATGTTGCGTCAGCATCAATCGTCAATGCTAAGGCCACATCCACAATCACAACAAGCGTCTGGCATCCATCAGCAGCAGACGTCATTGCCGCAGCAATCAATTTCTCCTCTACAACAACAGCAGCAAACACAAATAATGCGGCAACAAGCCGCAAATAGCTCGGGTATCCAACAGAAGCAGATGATGGGGCAACATGTTGTTGGGGATATGCAGCAGCAACATCAGCAAAGGTTactaaaccaacaaaataatGTTATGAACATCCAACAGCAGCAGTCACAACAGCAGCCAcagcagcagcagaagcagcAGCCAACGGCCCAGCAACAGTTGATGTCTCAACAAAACAACCTTCAGGCAACGCATCAGCAACCACTGGGCTCTCAAGGAAATGTTGCAGGAATGCAGCAACCACAACAACAGATGCTCAATTCCCAGGTTGGCAACTCAAGTTTGCAGAATAACCAGCACGCGGTGCATATGTTATCACAATCAACGGGTGGGATGCAACGAACACATCAGGCTGGCCATGGCTTGTTTTCTTCTCAGGGCCAACAGTCACAAAATCAGCCATCCCAACAGCAGATGATGCCCCAGCTTCAGTCGCATCATCAGCAGCTAGGGTTGCAACAACAACCTAATCTGCTACAACAGGATGTGCAACAAAGGCTACAAGCTTCAGGCCAAGTCACAGGTTCTCTGCTTCCACCTCAAAATGTTGTGGACCAACAGAGACAACTATATCAAACCCAAAGAACCCTCCCGGAGATGCCATCAT CATCGCTGGATTCGACAGCACAGACGGAAAGTGCAAATGGGGTTGATTGGCAAGAGGAGGTTTATCAGAAG ATCAAATCCTTGAAAGAGATGTACTTACCAGATCTGAATGAAATCTACCAGAGAGTTGCATCCAAGTTGCAGCAA GATTCTATTCCACAGCAACAAAGATCAGATCAGTTTGAGAAATTGAAACAGTTCAAGACAATGTTGGAGCGCATGATACAATTTTTATCTGTTCCAAAAAGCAATATCATGCCCGCATTGAAGGATAAGGTGCCTTATTACGAGAAGCAGATTATAGGTTTCTTAAATATGCACAAGCCGAGGAAGCCAGTACAGCAAGGGCAGCTTCCGCAATCTCAGATGCAGCCAATGCAGCAACCGCAATCTCAGACAGTTCAAGATCAATCTCATGATAATCAAACAAATCCGCAGATGCAAGCAATGAGCATGCAGGGAGCTGGGCCAAGGGCACAACAGAGTAGTTTGCCAAATATGCAGAATAATGTTCTGTCATCTCGTCCTGGAGTTTCAGCTCCACAGCAGAACATTCCTAGTTCCATACCGGCTTCTAGTTTAGAATCTGGCCAAGGCAATGCATTGAATAATGGCCAGCAGGTTGCCATGGGATCCATGCAACAAAATACTTCTCAACAAGTAAATAACAGTTCTGCCTCGGGTCAAAGTGGGTTAAGTACACTGCAGTCTAATATTAATCAACCCCAGTTAAGTTCCAGTATGCTTCAGCATCAGCACATGAAGCAACAGCAAGACCAACAAATGACGCAGCAACTCAAACAGCAATTTCAACAGCGCCAAatgcaacagcaacagcaacagttGCAAGCGagacagcaacagcaacagttGCAGGCAAGACAGCAAGCGGCACAATTACAACAGATGAATGATATGAATGATTTGACATCGAGGCAAGGGATGAATGTCAGTCGTGGGATGTTTCAGCAACATTCTCTGCAGGGACAGCGTGCCACTTATCCTCTTCAACAGTTAAAACCAGGAGCTGTTTCGTCGCCTCAACTTCTTCAAGGTGCATCTCCTCAAATGTCACAACAACATTTGTCTCCTCAGGTGGACCAGAAAAATCTGTCAACTGTCAACAAGATGGGAACTCCATTGCAACCTGCAAACTCCCCTTTTGTTGTCCCATCTCCTTCAACCCCCTTGGCTCCGTCCCCTATGCAAGTTGACTCGGAGAAACCTTCTGGCACTTCGTCGTTGTCAATGGGAAATCTTGCGCGCCAACAAGCAACTGGCATGCAAGGCGTAGTTCAATCCCTTGCAATTGGCACTCCAGGGATCTCTGCCTCTCCCCTCCTTCAGGAGTTTACTAGTCCTGATGGAAGTGTTTTAAATCCGTTGATAAGTACATCTGGAAAACCAAGTGCTACTGAGCTGCCTATTGAACGCCTTATTAGAGCT GTGAAGTCCTGCTCGCCACAAGCACTTTCTTCTGCAGTAAGTGACATTGGATCGGTTGTAAGCATGGTTGATAGGATAGCTGGTTCAGCCCCAGGAAACGGTTCGAGAGCTTCTGTTGGCGAAGACTTGGTTGCAATGACTAAGTGTCGTCTTCAAGCAAGAAACTTCATGACGCAAGAGGGAATGATGGCGACGAAGAAAATGAAGCGTCACACAACTGCAATGCCACTGAGCGTTGGTTCACTGGGAGGAAGTGTTGGTGATAACTACAAGCAGTTTACTGGTTCAGAAACATCAGACCTGGAATCTACTGCAACTTCTGATAGAAAGAAGGCAAGAACTGAG ATGGAACATGCCCTTTTGGaggaaattaaggaaataaaccAGCGGCTGATAGATACAGTTGTTGAgattagtgatgatgaagatgttacTGATCATAGTGAGGGAGCAATATCAAGCAAAGGGTGTGAAGGAACAACAGTTAGATTCTCGTTTATAGCTGTTTCTCTCAGCCCAGCCTTGAAGGCTCATCTCTCATCAACACAAATG TCTCCTATTCAACCATTACGTCTACTGGTCCCTTGTAGCTACCCTAACGCCTCTCCATCTCTTCTGGATAAACTCCCGGTCGAAATCAG CAAAGAGAACGAGGACCTCTCGTCCAAAGCTATGGCACGGTTCAACATATTGCTAAGAAGTTTGTCACAGCCAATGTCGCTCAAAGACATAGCCAAGACATGGGACGCTTGCGCTCGGGCTGTGATCTGTGAGTACGCACAGCAATTTGGTGGTGGAACTTTTAGCTCAAAATACGGCACTTGGGAGAAATATGTAGCCGCTTCCTGA